GGGCGAGGGTCATGAGGTGCCCTCAAGAGGTAGGCAGGACGCGGGCCCGGCCTTCGCCGCACCCCACGCTGCTGTGCTTAGCCCAGGGTTCGCATCCAGGTGGTGCCGCCCGGCCGCTCGCCGCGCGCGCGGTAGGCCTGAATCTGGGGTGCGTCGGGCAGGTCGCCCATCACGACGGCCAGCGGCACCTGCTGAAAGCCAAAGTTGCTCCAGTCGCCACTCTTGGAAAACAGGTAAACCGTGCGGTCGCCGCGGCCCTGGGCGTATTCCAGAGCGCTCATGACCAGCCGCCGGCCCAGGCCGCCGCCCCGCACATCGGGCAAGACGGCCGCTCCGCGCAGCAGCGAGGCTCCCTCGCCGTGCTCCAGGCCGATGGCGCCCACCGGCTGCCCTCCTCGTTCCATCACCCAGTAGGTCGTGCCTTCGGCCAGCGCGGCGTCGGTGTCCAGGCCCGCATCGTGGAACACGCGGGTCACAGTGTCTTTGTCGGTGGGGCTGGCCAGGCGAATCTGCACAGAATCGGTCATGGAAGACTCCTTGGAATGGCAGGGGGCGTGGGGTCACAGTGACCACCAGTCGGGACAGGTTGTGCGTGGCGGCAGCATAGCGCAAGAGCCCCTGGAAGCGGTGCCGATTCGGCTTCACCCCCTCTCCCCTCCCCCGCGCTGGCCCTCCTGCGGCTGCACGTCCAGCCGCCAGGCCTGCTCATCGGCAATCCAGCCGCGCGTTAGGCCGCTGTGTACCTGGGGCGCGTCCGGCAGCGCCGCGCTGATTTCAGCCGCCGTCACCGGCACGAAGCCAAAGCGGCGCCAGTAGTCTCCTGCTTCCTCGCTAAACAGGTACACGCTGCGGTCGCCGCGTAGGGTGGCGTGGGTCAGGGCACTGCGCACCAGCGCGCGGCCCAGGCCCTGCGAGCGGGCGTCCGGCAGGACGGCAGTGGACCGGACCAGGGACACGCCTTCGCCGTGTTCCAGACCGATGCAGCCGCCAGGGACGCCGTCCAACTCGGCAATCCAGTAGGTGCTGCCTTGCGGGGTCACGCTGGCCGTATACAGGCCGCAGCGCGCGAGCAGGTCGAGAATGGTGGAAAAGTCTTCGGGCTGCGCCTGGCGCAGTTTGACGTGCATGTCAGTTAAGGTCATGAAGGGCTCCGGGAGAAGGCAGGGGGCAAGTGACGGCGAGCAGGACCGGCGGTCATCGTCGTCGCGTCTGGTCCGCCCGGACCGCCGCTTTCAGGAAGGAGCGCACCCCCGCCCCCGCCGAGGCGTCCGTGGCCCAGCGCGGAATCACATGCAGGTGAACGTGGGGAATGTGTTGGCCGCCGACCGGGAAGACGTTCCAGCCCACGGTGTACCCGTCCGGCTGCACGGTGGCGTCCAGATACGCCTGGACCTCAGCCAGCAGGGCGTGGGTGGCGGCGGCTTCCTCTGGTGTGAGGTCAAACACCGTTTCACAGGGCCGCCGGGGGACGATCAGGCCTGAAAACGGCAGCCCTTCGGCGTAGCGCGCGTCCTGGGTGTAGACGCACAGCTCGTTGTCCAGCAGCACCTCGCCACCGGCAAATTCGGCGCGTGTGGTCAGCGGATTCTGGTGCGGCGCGGCCAGATGCGCGGCCCACTCCTGCTGCCGCGTGGCCAGCAGGGTGCCGTCCAGGGTCACGGGCACGTCCACGGCCTTCAGCCCTCCAGCGCCTGCCGGGCGGCTGCGATGGCTTCAGCCACTCGTTCCGGCGCCGTGCCGCCGTGGCTCTGGCGACCCCGAACGCTTTGTTCGACGGTCAGCCCCTGCGCCACCTCAGCCCCCAGCAGCGGGTGGGCGGCGCGCAGTTCAGCCTCGGTCAGGTCCCACAGTTGGCGGCCCGAACGGCTGGCCAGGCCCACCAGGCCGCCCACGACCTCATGCGCTTCGCGGAACGGCACGCCTTGCCGCGCCAGAAAGTCAGCCACGTCGGTCGCGGTGGAATAGCCGCGCGCCGCCGCCGCCTTTGTCACCTCGGCGTGCCACACCGTTTTGGGCAGCATGTCGGCGTACAGGCGAAGCACGATGCTGAGGGTGTCGTAGGAGTCAAACACGCCTTCCTTGTCTTCCTGCAGGTCCTTGTTGTAGGCCAGCGGCGTGCCCTTCACCACCGTCAACAGGCCCATCAGATTGCCAAAGAGGCGCCCCGCCTTACCGCGCGCCAGCTCGGAGACATCCGGGTTTTTCTTCTGCGGCATGATGCTGGAGCCGGTGGTGTGACTGTCCGGCAGTGTGAGAAAGCCAAACTCGAAGGTGGAATACAAGATCAGTTCTTCCGAGAGGCGTGAAAGGTGCGCCCCCAGAATGGCGCCTGCGCTTAGGAATTCCAGCGCAAAGTCGCGGCTACCGACGCCGTCCAGGCTGTTGGCCGTGGGACGCGCGAAGCCCAGCGCGGCGGCGGTCGCGTGGCGGTCAATGGGCCAGGGCGTGCCCGCCAGTGCCGAGGAGCCCAGCGGCGACTCGTCCATGCGCTCGGCGGCGTCCCGGAAGCGGCCCTCGTCGCGTTCCAGCATGGCCACGTAGGCCATGAACCAGTGCGAGAGCAGGATGGGCTGCGCCACTTGCAGGTGGGTGTAGCCGGGCAGGATGACCTCGGCGGCCAGGTGTTTTTCGGCCTCTGCAAGCATGACGGCCCGGAGCGCCCGCGTCTTGTCGGCCAGGTCCAGGGCCGCAGCTTTGGTAAAGAGGCGGAAATCCACCGCCACCTGATCGTTGCGGCTGCGCGCAGTGTGCAGCTTGCCTGCCACCGGCCCGATGCGGTCACGCAGCGCGGCTTCCACATTCATATGCACGTCTTCGCGGTCCAGCCGCCACTGGAAGATGCCGGCGCGAATGTCGGCCAGAACGTCGTGCAGGCCGTCAGCAATCTGCGTCACTTCTTCGGCACTCAGGATGCCAACCTGGCCCAGCATCGCCACATGGGCTAGCGACCCCTGAATATCCTGCTCGGCCAGTCGCTGATCGAACCCAACGGAAGCGTTGAAGAGTTCAACGAGGCCGTCAGTGGCTTCAGCGAAGCGGCCACCCCAGAGCTTTTTGTCTACAGGAGGCTCAAGAACAGTCTCTAGCGCTGGAGACTGCTCTTCAAAGGGGACAAATTCCTCAGCAATATAGTTGAGCACATCAATTTCTTCTCTATCAGTACCAGTCTCTAGATCACGACCGATACCAACAAGAACAGTGAAGCTTTGATTATCAAACCCCTCATGAATTGCACGACCAGCATAACAGTAATTGACGGCAGATCCATGGGAGAATCCAGCATCTTTTAGCCACGCAATCCAATTTCTTCCACCCGAATCGACATACATCTGGCGTGCACTGTATACCTTGGAAGCTAGTTCTTTTCTTTCGGGCAGTGAGCGCGAATAACGCAGTTTTATTAAATCACTCTTGACTCTATCAAGAAGGGTCTGACTTTCGCGTGAATGTAATTCAGACATCAGCTAGCTCCTTCACCAGCACCACGGGCGGCGGGCTGGCCGGGTGAGCGTGGGCGTACCGCTCATCCACCGGCCTGTAGCCCAACCTCTCGTAAAACGGCAGCACCTCCAGGTTGTACTGGCTGACGGCCAGCAGCACCCGTTCGTAGCCGCCTATCCGGGCGGCGTGTTCGACCTCACGCACGAGGCGGCGCCCCACGCCCTGCCCGCGTGACCCTGGGCAGGTCGCCAGTTTGTTCAGGGTCAGGGCGGCCTCGCCGTCGGGGCGGTAGCCCACACACCCCAGCACCTCTTCACTCTCGCCGTAAGCCAGAAACCCCCCAGCGCCCGGCGAGAACAGCGACCGCTCCAGGTCTGCCGGGGTGGTGCGGTTCCAGCTGCTGCGGGGGTCCATCCCGGCGGCCATCATGACGGCGTGAAAGGCGGGGATGTCGTTGGGACCGACAGGCCGCACACTCACAGCGCGTCTCCCAGTGTCAGGCGCAGTTCGGGATGAGCCGCCTCAACGAAGCCCAGACGCTCGTAAATGGCGCGGCCCTGGGCCGAAGCGTGCAGCGACACGCTCCTGAGCCCACGCGCCTGCACCTCTGCCAGAACGGCGCGCATCAATGCGTCGGCCAGCCCCTGACGGCGACTCTGGGGTGCCACGTAGACATTCAGCACGTAAGCCCGCACGGTGGCCGGCTCGTCTGTAGTCGGCGCCTTGGGATGAAACATCAGCCCCGCGCTGCCCAGCGGTCTACCCGTCTCCTCGGCCACGAAGCCCACGTAGTCACCCGACGCCAGCACGCTGCGCAGCCAACCGGTCCACAGGTCCACCTGCGCCTGCGCCTCTTCAGGCGTCAGGTCGCCCATGTCGGTAAACATCTGGGCGCGGTGAGCGGCAATCACCGGGGCGTCGTCCGGTACAGCGCGCCGGAGGGAAGGAACAGGCTGCGCCACCCCTTACACCTGCGCGGGTTCCGGCTCGGGCTGCTCGGCCTTGGCGGCCACACGGGCCTGCACCCGCATCCTCAGGGCATTGAGCTTGATGAATGCACCGGCGTCGTGCTGGTTGTAGTCACCGCCCGCTTCAAACGAGACCAGGTCTTTGTCGTACAGGCTCTGCGGCGCCTTGCGGCCTACGACGGTGCAGTTGCCCTTGTACAGCTTCAGGCGCGCGGTGCCGGTGACGCTGGCGGCAATGTGGTCAAAGTACACCTGCAGGGCCTCGCGCTCGGGGGCAAACCAGAAGCCGTTGTAGACCAGTTCGGCGTACTTGGGGCTCAGCTGATCACGCTGGTGCAGCACCTCGCGGTCCAGAGTCAGGCTTTCCACGGCGCGGCGCGCGTGGTACAGCAGCGTGCCGCCGGGCGTTTCATACACGCCACGCGACTTCATGCCCACAAAGCGGTTTTCCACGAGGTCCAGACGGCCCACGCCGTGCTTGCCCCCCAGTTCGTTGGCCTTGGCCAGCAGGGCGGCGGGCGAGAACGCCTCACCGTTGATGCTGACGGGATTGCCCGCTTCAAACGTTACTTCCACGTATTCGGGTTCATTGGGGGCCTGCTGGGGGTCGGCCGTCAGCTTGAACATATGCGCGGGCGGCTCGGCCCAGGGGTCTTCCAGAATGCCGCCTTCATAGGAAATATGCAGGAGGTTGGCGTCGGTAGACCAGGGGTCTTTTTTGGTGGTGGGCACCGGAATGCCGTGTTCATGGGCAAAGGCTTCCAGGTCAGCGCGCCCCTGGAAAGTCCAGTCGCGCCAGGGGGCCACCGTCACGATGTCGGGCTGCAGAGCGTAGGCCGTCATCTCAAAACGTACCTGATCGTTGCCCTTACCGGTGGCCCCGTGCGAGACCGCCACGGCGCCCTCCTTCTGCGCAATCTCGACCATCTTCTTGGCGATCAGTGGGCGGGCAATCGAGGTGCCCAGCAGGTAAAACCCCTCGTACAGCGCCGAGGTGCGGAACATGGGAAACACGTAGTCGCGCACGAACTCTTCACGCAGGTCCAGCGCGTAGGCCGCCACGGCGCCCGTATTCAGCGCCTTGACGCGGGCTTCTTCGACCTCATCGCCCTGGCCCAGGTCGGCGGTAAAGGCCACCACATCGTAGTTCCGCTCGGTCTGAAGCCACTTGAGGATGATGCTGGTGTCCAGGCCGCCGCTGTAAGCCAGCACGATTTTCTGCCGCTGCTCGTTTGCCATAGGGGAATTGTCTCCTGTATGTGTGAAGGTCATGCAAGGTGGCCCGGCAAGCACGCGCCGCCCGACTTCTCTGTGGAAGTCAGGCGAGCGGTTAGCGTCGGGAGGTCAGGGTCTGCATCTATGTATGGTTATGCGTTAAATCCGCATAGCTATGCACAGAGCGTATCAAGGGTGCCCAAGGGGGTCAAGCGGCCTGTCCAGCAGCAGGCGCCTTAGAGGCAGGGCAGCTCCGTCTTGCGGGGCTTCGGAAATAGTCCAGACGCCTCGGGCCATTAGACCGCTCTCTGGCCGCCAGTCAGGGCGCACTGCACGTCTAGGTGCATCCCTATCCTGGCTTTTTCACCCATTCCGACAACAGAAAAACCCTCTTCCGGTGGAATACGCCGCAAGAAGAAGAGTCAGCAGAGACGATGAATTCTTTCAACGGAGCGGGACGGGACCATGTGTAGTGGTCCCGTCCCGCAGTCCCTGCCCTTAGGGCAGGCGGTAGTTCAGGCCGATGCGGGCAGTGCCGCCAAAGCCGACGGCGCTGCTGCTAACGCCGCCAACGTATACGGCGGGGCCCAGGTCACCTTCCACGAAGACGCTGAGGGGATCGGTCACGTTGTAGCGCAGGCCCAGCGTGCCGTGGGGGTACAGCACGATGCCGCCGCCCGTGCCGAGGTACAGGCCGGCGCCCAGACCAAAGCCGTAGTAGGGGCTCAGGCCGCCCAGGCTGGCGTCACTGGGACCAAAGTCGGCCAGGTAGTCCACGCTGCCGCCCACCGAGAGCCGGTTGAAGTTAAAGCCGGTGGCGGTCAGGTTCAGGCCATAGCGAATGGCCGAGGACGGCGTGAGGTCGTTTTGCAGGTGCAGCGAGGCGCCCGAGCCCACCGAGCCGCCCACAGAAGTTGCGGCGGCGGCAGTCGAAACAGCGGTCAGGGCGAGCAGGCCAAGCAGGGTCTTCTTCATGACCCGCAGCATAGGAGGTGCAGGGAATTGTCAGCCAGTCCACGGTGATGACCAAACTTGCACGGAACGTTCATGAAGTATTTAAGCTCCCGGCGCTGTGTCGCCGCAGCTGCCCAGCGCCAGGCCGCTCATTTACTTCACCAGAGGTGAGGGTGCTGTCAGGTGCGGGCCGCTAGATTCACCCCATGCGTGCCCACTGTCAGCTTGCTCGGGTGGCCGCGTGACCCGCCCGCTTCGCCACTACCAGCGCCTTCTGGCGCCGCCCGAACCCGACACCGCCGAGTTTGCCTACCGGCGCGGCGGCCTGCTGACGCTGCTGGCCTGCGGCATCTTTGTCAGTGCGTTCACGCTGCTGGTCCAGACGGGGCCAGATTTCAGCACGGCGGACCGCCTGGGCCTGGCTGTCATCATCGTCAAGGACGTGGCGCTGACGCTCTGGCTGTGGCGGCGTCCCCGTCATTTTCTGGCGATTGGCCTGACCGAATTGCTGCTCCAGGTCGTTGCTTCGGTGGTGCGGCTGCACCTGACCCTGCACAGCCCGCCCACCTTCAACGGCCTGGGCGGCTACGCCCCCTGGACGACCGTGACCTATCTGGCCGCCTTTCTGGTGCTGCCCACTCGCCCGGCTCTGGGCGTCAGCCTGGCGCAGTTCAGTGGCCTGATGCTGGTGGGTCTGGGCTTCATGCTCAGCCCGCGCAGCGACCCGGCGATGAAGGCGGCGCTGGGCAACACGCTACTGCAAACGGCGCTGGTCCACGCCACCTTCATCGCCTTTCTAACGCTGCAACAGCGGCTGCTTCAGCACTATGTACAGGCGCTGGTGGGTGCCCGCCATGAGGCCACCCTGGCGGGGCAAGACGCCCTGACTGGCCTGCCCAACCGGCGGCAGCTGAATCTGTGGCTGCGCGCGCCGCAGCCGCCCCTCCTGAGCGTGGTCCTGTTTGACTTAGACCATTTCAAGCGGGTGAACGACACCTACGGCCACAGCGTCGGGGACGAGACCCTGCAACATGTGGCGTGGGTGCTGCGGCGCACGGTGCGCCAGCATGACCGCGCTGGTCGCTGGGGCGGCGAGGAATTTCTGATTCTGGTGGAGGGCAGTGCCCAGGACGCCGCGCTGGTGGCCGACCGGGTGCAGGGAGCCCTGCGCGCCGCGCCCTACGATCCGGTGGGCACGGTGACCATCAGCTGCGGGGTGGCGCAGGCCGCGCCCGGCGAGACCGCCGATACCGTCCTACGCCGCGCCGATGAGGCCCTTTACCGCGCCAAACGGGCGGGCCGCGATACGGTGTCTGTGGCAGCCTGAGGGCGGTGCGGTGGGAGAAAAGGGACGGCAGAGTCTTGCGCTCTGGCTAAGGTGTGTCGTCTGAGGGGCACATCGGTAGTTGGCAGATAGCCTGCTTTTAGAGAGTGGCGAGCATGTCCATGCCCCTCACGCTCGGCAGTGATCGGTCCTGCTGAGCCCCTGCTGTTGGCCGCCACGATGGAGGCGCCATCAGCGAAGCTCCAGGGCGGTTGGAATGCTTTCATGGTGTGCCTGTGCAGGTTCGGCCACCCTTGCATGGTGGCTGCCCAGTCTCCTTCAGTGAATCGGCAGAAGCCGCTGATCTTGCGCTTAAAGAGGATGCGCAAGGGTTGACGGACTTTCCCTGTCGTTCCCCAGCGGTAACCCCAGACGGACGCCCAATCGGCAGCTCCGCGTCAGCGACCAGACGCAGGCCAGTGATCCGCGCGACGCCCTCGCCGCTTCTCTATCCTGGCCCCTGTGCCTCCGTTTCTGCGCGGCCTGACGCTGGGTCTGTCTCTGATTGTCGCCATCGGCCCGCAAAACGCCTTTGTGCTGCGCGCTGGCCTGACGCGGCGGCACGCCCTGCTCTCGGCACTCACCTGCGCGCTGTGCGACAGCCTCCTGATTGCGCTTGGGGTGCTGGGGCTGGGCAGTTGGCTGGCCCGCGTGCCGGTTCTGGTGACGCTGGGCACGTTGCTGGGGGCTGCGTTTCTCGGTTGGTACGGTCTGAAAGCGCTGCGGTCAGCGTGGGCCGGTGGCGGGACTGGATTGGCGGCAGGCGAGAACGAGACGAGCCCCGCCACGCCCAGACAGGTCGTCGGAACGGCCCTGGGCTTCAGCCTGCTCAATCCTCACGCCCTGCTCGACACTGTGGTCCTGCTGGGCGGGGCCAGCGCTGGCCTGGACGGGGAGAGCCGTCTGGCTTTCCTAGGCGGCACGGCCCTGGCCTCGTGGGCCTGGTTTTTCGCGCTCGCGCTGGCGGGGCGCACCCTGGCGCCCATCATGGCCCGGCCGCAGGCGTGGCGGGTGCTGGACACCCTGATCGGCGTGACTTTACTGGTCACGGCGGTGAGCCTGCTGATGACAGCAGCGGCCAGTTTCACCCTGGAGACGAGGACCCTCCTCCAGGCCGTTGAGGCGGCTCTCTCCTTCAAACACTCTTGGCCGCTGTGGCTTTCTCCCTGAGCCTACAGAGCCAGCAGCGCAGTTCCCGACCCTTCCTCAAGGCGACGAATGGCGCTCAAGACCGCGCCCCAGTCAGTGGGGTCTTGAAGCCCCGATTCAGGAAAAAGGGTGAGCTGACGCTGCTGTTCCAGCGAGGTCAGGGCAGCCGCGTCCAGCTGATCCAGCGCGGCCACAGCCTGCACGCGCGCAGTCATGGCGGTGTCTAGGCGCCCACGAAAATCTTCGACCTCGGCCGCAAAAGCCGCCACGCTCATGGCCTGCTGGCCCCAGGTTTCGGTCCAGCACAGGTGGCCCTGCACGCGCTGTTCTCGGGTGTCCCAGGCGACAGTTATGTTCTCCCCCACCCGCCAGAAGCGCAGGAGGGGCGGCGCCGCCAGATAGCCCATGTCCAGCGCCCGCACGTTCGCCCAGCTGGTGGCCGCTGACCAGAGTTCCCAGCTGGCCCGCTCATCGTCGTCGGGCAGGGCGTACCACCACGCCGACACCGGCGCGTGCCAGGCGTCCCACGCCCCGGAAGCCAGCGCGGCGGCCAAGTCCGCAGGGAGCGGCTCCAGCACACGCGGCAGCATCCCCTCCAGGTCAAGCCAGAAGCGGGCGACCAGATAGTCCAGGTGCGGCTCGGGGGCCGGGGGCTGCCCCAGAGCGTGGTCAAACTCGGGGTGGTTGGTGGGCACGTCGCCGGCCGGTGTCCTCAACCAGTACCAGCCGTCGGTCAGCCAGTACCAGCCGCGCAGATACGGCAATGGGTCAGCCCCTCCTGCCGTCCACCGCTCAAGCAGCTCGGGCAGGGAGCGCAGGCGAAACCCAAACAGCGGCGTCACCGCAGGTCCCCCTTGCCCGCGCGGCTCAGGAGCGGCAGGGTGGGTAGACGGACGAACGCGGCCAGGGCCAGCGCCGCGCGCACCCCCCACAGATTTCCGGCCAGCCCGAACAGAGGCCCGCAGCTGACCTGTCCCAGCGCGTCGGCCTGCGAGGCGAAGGAATTGATGGTGGCGCGCGAACCGGGGGGCAAGCCCTGGTTGAGCCACGCGGCGTACAGAGGACTGTACAGGCCGCGCAGCACCCCGTGAATCAGCAGCGCCCCCGCCGCCCACCCAAAGCCGGGCGCCAGCGCAAACGCCAGCAGCGCGGCCACGCTCAGCCCCAGGACCACACGCAGGGTACGCGCCACCTGTGCGGGCTGGCTCAGGTCCAGACGGCGGCGCAGGGGTTCTAGCACGGCCCAGCCTAGCCCAGAACCCGCCAGCGCCAGAGCAATAAACCAGCCCTGCGCGCTCAGGCCCCCAGGCAACCCGGTTTCGCGCAGCAGCAAGAACTCGTTCAGCCGGTCCAGAGCTTCAGTGCTGGCGCCATACAGGGCCGCCGCCACAATCAGCAGGATCAGGACCGGGCGGCCCCTCACCTCGCGCGCGCCCTGAACCAGCGGGGCCGTCAGGCCAGACCAGGTGTGGCGCTCGCCAGGAGCGGCAGGCGCAAACTTCTCTTCCGGCATGGCGCGCGCCAGAAACGCCGCCAGGATCAGCATCGTGCCGCCACCCGCCACGATGCAGAGGGCAGGGCCGCCCACACCCGACAGGCCCGCTGCGCCCAGGATGCCCAGCACCCCCGCCACGCGGGCATACTGACCGCCCAGCAGCAGGGCGCCGCCCAGGCAGTCCTCGCCCAGTTCATCGGCCAGCCACGCTTCCTGCGCGCCGCTGAGGCAGGTGTAGCCCACGGCGCTCACCACCTGCGCTGCCAGAATGACCACAAAGACGGGAAACGAGCCCACCAGCAGCATGGCCGCGCCCAGAGTCGCGCAACCCAGCACCACCGACCACTTACGCGAAAAGGCGTCGGCCAGGACGCCTGTGGGCACCTCTAGCACAAACGTCGAGAGTTCCAGCGCCGCGCCCACCAGCAGCAACTCGAAGGGCGTAAGCCCCACAGTTTGAAAGAAATACAGCCCTTGCAGCGTGTAGGCCAGGGCAAATGCAGCGGCCATGACGGCCTCGGTGACCAGATAAACCCGCAGAGGGCGGGAGGGATAGGACATGACAAACCTCGGGAGGGTGAACGTTCAGGGGTCAACGCGAAGCGGCGCGTGGCCCGAAGGAGGCCCGCAGCAGCTTCAGAACGTGGTGGAGGTCAGTTCAGGGTTGACATGGTGAATCACTCCCGAGGTTCGGGATGGGGGCAGGATAGGGGGGCGCGGCGCCAGGCGCGATACGCCAGGTGGCGCAGAGGGGCGCACCCTGTCCCGCATGGCTGCATAAGTTTGCAGACTGGCCTACCCCCCAGGCCTCCAAACCGTGTTACGCTCGTTCTCTGGAATGCCTAAGCGTACTGACCTCCAGACCATCCTGATTCTCGGCAGCGGTCCCATTCAGATTGGGCAGGCGGCCGAGTTCGACTATTCGGGCACGCAGGCGCTGAAGGCGCTGAAAAAAGAGGGCTACCGGGTGGTGCTGGTCAACAGCAACCCCGCGACCATCATGACCGACCCCGACCTGGCCGACGCGACGTACCTGGAGCCGCTGACGCCGGAATTCGTGCGCAAGGTCATTGAGAAAGAGCGCCCCGACGCCCTGCTGCCGACCCTGGGCGGTCAGACGGCGCTGAACCTGGCGATGGACCTGAACGCCGACGGGACGCTGGAAGAATTTGGCGTGGAACTGATCGGCGCCAACGCGGCGGCCATCAAGAAGGGTGAGGACCGCGAAGAATTTCAGGCCGCCATGAAGAAAATTGGCGTGGAGACCGCCAAGGGCCAGATGGTTCATTCGATGGAAGAGGCCGTGGAGTACCAGAAGGAAATCGGCCTGCCCATCGTGATCCGGCCGTCTTTCACGCTGGGCGGCACGGGCGGCGGCATTGCCCACACCTACGAAGACTTCCTGAAGATCACGGAAGGCGGCCTGCGCGACAGCCCCGTGACCAGCGTGCTGCTTGAGGAGTCCATTCTGGGCTGGAAGGAATACGAGCTGGAAGTCATGCGCGACACCGCCGACACAGTGGTGATCATCACCTCCATCGAGAACTTTGACCCGATGGGGGTGCATACCGGCGACTCCATTACCGTGGCCCCCGCGCAGACCCTCAGCGACGTGGAATATCAGCGCCTGCGCGACCAGTCGCTGGCGATCATCCGGGAAATCGGCGTGGACACGGGCGGCAGCAACATCCAGTTTGCGGTGAACCCCCAAGATGGGCGCGTGATCGTCATCGAGATGAACCCGCGTGTCAGCCGCTCCAGCGCGCTGGCCAGCAAGGCCACTGGCTTCCCGATTGCCAAGATTGCGGCGCTGCTGGCGGTCGGCTATCACCTCGACGAGCTGAAGAACGACATCACGCTGTCCACGCCGGCTTCCTTCGAGCCCAGCATTGATTACGTGGTGACGAAGATTCCGCGCTTCGCCTTCGAGAAGTTCCCCGGCAGCAGTGACGCGCTGGGCACCCAGATGCGCAGCGTAGGCGAGGTGATGGCGATTGGCCGCACCTTCAAAGAGAGCCTGCAAAAGGCGCTGCGGAGCGTGGAATCTGACGTGCGCGGCGCTTTCGCCGCCATGAGCGACGCAGACCTGCGCGGCCTGCTGTACGGCAACCCCCGCCGCCTGGAAGCCGTGCTGGAACTGCTGCGCCGGGGCGAGGGCGTGGACGCGCTGTTTGACGCCACCAAGATTGACCCCTGGTTCCTGGCCCAGCT
The Deinococcus betulae DNA segment above includes these coding regions:
- a CDS encoding MFS transporter; the protein is MSYPSRPLRVYLVTEAVMAAAFALAYTLQGLYFFQTVGLTPFELLLVGAALELSTFVLEVPTGVLADAFSRKWSVVLGCATLGAAMLLVGSFPVFVVILAAQVVSAVGYTCLSGAQEAWLADELGEDCLGGALLLGGQYARVAGVLGILGAAGLSGVGGPALCIVAGGGTMLILAAFLARAMPEEKFAPAAPGERHTWSGLTAPLVQGAREVRGRPVLILLIVAAALYGASTEALDRLNEFLLLRETGLPGGLSAQGWFIALALAGSGLGWAVLEPLRRRLDLSQPAQVARTLRVVLGLSVAALLAFALAPGFGWAAGALLIHGVLRGLYSPLYAAWLNQGLPPGSRATINSFASQADALGQVSCGPLFGLAGNLWGVRAALALAAFVRLPTLPLLSRAGKGDLR